From Thermoflavifilum aggregans, a single genomic window includes:
- a CDS encoding alpha-L-fucosidase has translation MQPISRRTLLKWMAAGIPAMAIPRLLQSKDQPPAKLFYPDIAPGPFQPTRESLQQYEVPEWFRNAKFGIWAHWGPQSAPEYGDWYARDMYIQGSDQYQYHVKTYGHPSRFGFKDIIPTWKADRFDPDYLMGLYKKAGARYFMSMGVHHDNFDLWNSTYNRWNAVQMGPHKDIVGLFRQAALKHDLKFAVSDHLWISYKWFSTSHGSDISGPMAGVPYDGQNPAYWDLYHDISSVHTHLSWDETGIPESWKAHWFKRIKDLIDQYHPDLLYCDGPIPFEDWGLAIVAHLYNSNYQRNGNREVTAVYTSKRPEDSLVGTCVLDVERGVVDTIWPRPWQTDTCIGHWHYDVRAKYKTPKMIIDMLVDIVSRNGNLMLNFPLPNSGMLDDRELAILEAITAWMQINSEAIYDTRPWKIFGYGPNSQPAKGSSFNERNRPALTADDIRFTTKGKSLYVFFMGWPENQQLHIAPLGREHELSPGRIAHVRLLGYDAQITWTQQSNALEVQLPASAPSALANVIEVKLG, from the coding sequence ATGCAACCGATTTCGCGACGCACCCTGCTGAAATGGATGGCTGCAGGGATCCCGGCCATGGCAATTCCTCGGCTGCTGCAAAGTAAAGACCAGCCGCCAGCAAAATTGTTTTATCCAGATATTGCGCCCGGTCCTTTTCAACCCACCCGCGAATCTCTGCAGCAGTATGAAGTGCCGGAATGGTTCCGCAATGCCAAATTCGGCATCTGGGCGCATTGGGGGCCCCAGTCTGCCCCTGAGTATGGCGACTGGTATGCAAGGGACATGTACATCCAGGGCAGCGATCAATATCAGTATCACGTGAAGACCTACGGTCATCCATCCCGGTTTGGCTTCAAGGATATTATCCCCACCTGGAAAGCCGATCGTTTTGATCCCGATTATTTGATGGGATTGTACAAAAAAGCAGGTGCCCGCTATTTCATGAGCATGGGCGTGCATCATGATAATTTTGATTTATGGAATTCCACCTACAACCGCTGGAATGCCGTGCAGATGGGCCCCCACAAAGATATTGTAGGGCTTTTCCGGCAGGCTGCCCTGAAACATGATCTCAAATTTGCTGTAAGTGATCATCTCTGGATCAGTTACAAATGGTTTTCCACCAGCCATGGAAGCGATATTAGCGGCCCGATGGCCGGCGTGCCCTACGATGGGCAAAATCCAGCCTACTGGGATTTGTATCACGATATCAGCAGCGTACATACCCATCTCAGCTGGGATGAAACCGGCATTCCCGAAAGCTGGAAAGCTCATTGGTTTAAACGGATCAAGGATTTAATTGATCAATATCATCCAGATTTGCTGTATTGCGATGGGCCTATTCCTTTTGAAGACTGGGGACTGGCTATCGTTGCCCATCTGTACAATTCCAACTACCAACGCAATGGCAACCGGGAAGTGACAGCCGTATATACCAGCAAGCGCCCGGAAGACAGTCTGGTGGGTACCTGCGTGCTGGATGTAGAACGAGGTGTAGTGGATACCATCTGGCCCCGACCCTGGCAGACCGATACCTGCATTGGCCACTGGCACTATGATGTACGGGCGAAATATAAAACACCCAAGATGATCATTGACATGCTGGTGGATATCGTCAGCCGCAACGGCAACCTGATGCTCAACTTTCCCTTGCCTAACAGCGGGATGCTCGACGACCGGGAGCTGGCTATTCTGGAAGCGATCACAGCGTGGATGCAGATCAACAGCGAAGCGATCTATGATACCCGCCCGTGGAAGATTTTCGGCTACGGCCCCAACAGCCAGCCCGCCAAAGGAAGCAGCTTCAACGAACGCAACCGCCCGGCACTAACCGCCGATGATATCCGCTTCACCACCAAAGGCAAAAGCCTATACGTATTTTTCATGGGCTGGCCCGAAAACCAGCAACTGCATATCGCACCTTTGGGCCGTGAGCATGAACTTTCTCCCGGCCGAATTGCACATGTGCGCCT
- a CDS encoding GNAT family N-acetyltransferase: protein MFRIFENKIPVFFLQIRTMDIEYAVNQMPRVEEIIDVYVSSGIRRPVDDPERIGNMYRHANLIITARHEGRLVGVARSLTDFCYCCYLSDLAVCKAYQRQGIGKKLIEHTLQQIGGQTMLLLLAAPEAMTYYPHLGFTRVENGFLIPRKR from the coding sequence ATGTTTCGGATTTTTGAAAATAAAATACCCGTATTTTTCCTGCAAATCCGTACGATGGATATTGAATATGCCGTCAACCAGATGCCCCGTGTGGAAGAAATCATAGATGTATATGTTTCTTCAGGCATTCGCCGTCCGGTGGATGACCCCGAACGGATCGGGAACATGTACAGACATGCGAACCTGATTATTACTGCCCGGCATGAAGGCCGGCTGGTGGGCGTAGCCCGCTCGCTGACGGATTTCTGCTATTGCTGTTATCTGAGCGATCTGGCTGTTTGCAAAGCATACCAACGTCAGGGTATTGGCAAAAAACTTATTGAACACACCCTTCAGCAAATAGGTGGACAAACCATGCTGCTGTTGCTCGCTGCACCCGAAGCCATGACCTACTATCCACATCTGGGGTTTACACGGGTGGAAAATGGCTTTTTGATTCCCCGCAAAAGGTAA